A genomic window from Plasmodium malariae genome assembly, chromosome: 10 includes:
- the DDX1 gene encoding ATP-dependent RNA helicase DDX1, putative, producing MSAFEELGLDSTLCELLETNGIDLPTAIQQESIPLILGGGDLCACAETGTGKTLSFIVSSLQIVHELLRNIGTYEINSSDYNNGNKENIHHKSLKEDDKNGNKELIIRSLNNSNSKVRIMEDTNECILLSTSNNSNYFEEIKVECEIVNGLYAFEVEILQRSFINIGFCPSLVKETSRYNYTYCSNGCKYTNNRQENYGDFFSTNDIITCLINKNSNIIAFKKNGKFLGNAFKIFYKYNDIPFFPYVCGKYFHIKFHFKNLKYVDSSLYKELNDIINTRKEDSDCRRTIYLDMSTDGNRRESEVQYDHGNRNTNNRSICGSSTNDGGITNISISNNTSKKVNIDETNKNKLYCIVLVPTRDLAMQTYNNYLIYAQCFSGCSINVGLLVGGGPPMKEKRNSAYNIVVCTCFKLMEYLKKNNINVNDVRLLILDEADELINTDEKSVLEIKDVCMRNSQHVQTCFFSATLQDKNVKDCINKITNKPLFVDLKYGKNYIPSHIYVCIYYVNDQNSSINSNLSCKGGSIEEKTYEDIIYNEKLNSMNNKALYEYTDKVHLLNCNRDGKEMISLDIKINKLKKLIHIINVFNMQNGIIFCRTNLDCDNVYNFLNFVGDGKAYKGTVESLKENKYSCVILKGKMSNEERKNNLNAFKKGEVRFLICTDVAARGIDIQNLRYLIIMTLSDNINTFFHKIGRVGRDGKNSLCIVLSAQNQEEKVWFHTCPSRGQNCNNRNLKEYQGCTVYIKESDYIQTINNMLEIPMHVLDSKYYYAENVVDPLNYFKSNPTSNKSRRNKNQNVNSIFSEPANASVLNCFSSSIHNIQKLQSAISYKHYELSNFII from the coding sequence ATGTCGGCTTTTGAAGAACTAGGTTTAGATAGCACTTTATGCGAGTTGTTAGAAACAAATGGGATAGATTTGCCAACAGCTATTCAGCAAGAATCAATTCCTTTGATTTTAGGTGGAGGAGATTTGTGTGCATGTGCCGAAACGGGTACAGGAAAAACGCTAAGTTTCATTGTGTCCTCATTACAAATTGTACACGAATTATTGAGAAACATTGGCACGtatgaaataaatagtaGTGATTACAATAATGGgaataaggaaaatattcATCATAAAAGTTTGAAGGAGGATGATAAAAATGGTAATAAGGAATTAATAATAAGGTCTTTAAACAATAGTAATTCTAAGGTTAGAATTATGGAGGATACAAatgaatgtatattattaagtaCTAGCAATAATTCGAACTATTTTGAAGAGATAAAAGTGGAGTGTGAAATTGTAAATGGACTATATGCTTTTGAAGTAGAAATTTTGCAAAGAAGTTTTATTAACATTGGTTTTTGTCCATCATTAGTAAAAGAAACGTCAAGATATAATTATACTTATTGTAGCAATGGGTGTAAGTATACTAATAACAGGCAAGAAAACTATGgagattttttttctaccaatgatataattacatgtttaataaacaaaaattcaaatattattgcttttaaaaagaatGGGAAATTCTTAGGAAATgctttcaaaatattttataaatacaatgatataccattttttccatatgtATGTGGAAAATACTTccatataaaatttcattttaaaaatttaaaatatgtagaCTCCTCCTTGTACAAAGAATTAAACgatattataaatacaagAAAAGAAGATAGTGACTGCAGAAGGACAATATATCTTGACATGTCAACAGATGGAAATAGGAGGGAGAGTGAGGTTCAGTATGATCATGGTAATagaaatacaaataatagaAGCATTTGTGGTAGTAGTACTAATGATGGTGGTATTACCAATATAAGTATCAGTAATAACACGAGTAAGAAGGTAAATATTGatgaaacaaataaaaacaaactGTACTGCATAGTATTAGTCCCAACGAGAGATTTAGCAATGCAAACGTATAATAACTATTTGATCTATGCCCAATGCTTTAGTGGTTGTTCTATAAATGTAGGATTACTAGTTGGAGGAGGACCACCtatgaaggaaaaaagaaattctgCGTATAATATTGTTGTATGTACTTGTTTTAAACTAAtggaatatttaaaaaaaaataacatcaATGTGAATGACGTAagattattaattttagaCGAAGCAGATGAACTTATAAATACGGATGAAAAGTCTGTTTTGGAAATAAAAGATGTTTGCATGAGGAACAGTCAACATGTACAAACCTGCTTCTTCTCAGCAACATTACAAGACAAGAATGTAAAAGattgcataaataaaattaccaACAAACCATTATTTGTTGatttaaaatatggaaaaaattatatcccctcacatatttatgtttgcATCTATTACGTAAATGATCAAAATTCTAGCATTAATTCGAACCTTTCTTGTAAAGGGGGAAGCATCGAAGAAAAGACGTATGAGGacataatttataatgaaaaacttAATAGTATGAATAACAAAGCATTGTATGAATATACAGATAAGGTGCATTTGCTAAATTGCAACAGAGATGGAAAAGAAATGATATCATTAgacattaaaattaataagttaaaaaaattaattcatataattaacGTATTTAATATGCAAAATGGTATTATATTTTGCCGAACCAATTTAGATTGTGATAATgtgtacaattttttaaattttgttgGTGATGGAAAAGCATATAAAGGAACAGTTGAATCActtaaggaaaataaatattcctgtgttattttaaaagggaaaatgtcaaatgaagaaagaaaaaataatttgaatgcttttaaaaaaggagaagtccgttttttaatatgtactGATGTAGCAGCAAGGGGAATTGATATTCAAAATTTGagatatttaattattatgacTTTGTCagataatattaatacattttttcacAAAATTGGAAGAGTAGGTAGAGATGGAAAAAATAGCTTATGTATTGTTTTAAGTGCACAAAATCAAGAAGAAAAAGTATGGTTTCATACATGTCCAAGTAGAGGACAAAATTGTAATAACAGAAATTTGAAAGAGTATCAAGGATGTactgtttatataaaagaaagtGATTATATTCAAACTATAAACAATATGTTAGAAATCCCAATGCATGTACTTGATtcgaaatattattatgcaGAAAATGTAGTAGACcctttaaattattttaagagTAACCCAACATCTAATAAAAgtagaagaaataaaaatcaaaACGTAAACTCCATTTTTTCCGAGCCCGCAAATGCAAGTGTGCTAAACTGCTTCAGTTCCAGCATTCACAATATTCAGAAATTGCAAAGTGCAATAAGTTACAAACATTATGAGTTGTCCAACTTTATAATATGA
- the PmUG01_10023000 gene encoding conserved Plasmodium protein, unknown function, translating to MKYNTFNEINSEISINEDVTFSSDETVDPTLIKGRHIIHHKRANENFAFIPNDLTVKGETENLQEQLSVLDDFKIILFGCIGIRTYKIFSYV from the coding sequence atgaagtatAATACCTTTAACGAAATAAATTCAGAAATTAGTATAAATGAAGACGTAACCTTTTCAAGTGATGAGACTGTAGACCCAACTTTAATAAAAGGAAGACATATAATACACCACAAGCGGGCAAATGAAAACTTTGCTTTTATTCCAAATGATTTAACTGTAAAAGGAGAAACAGAAAATTTGCAAGAACAACTGTCAGTTCTAGATGACttcaaaattatattgtttGGATGCATTGGAATAAGAacttacaaaatattttcctaTGTATAA